In Symphalangus syndactylus isolate Jambi chromosome 6, NHGRI_mSymSyn1-v2.1_pri, whole genome shotgun sequence, a genomic segment contains:
- the DCHS1 gene encoding protocadherin-16 isoform X3 codes for MQKELGVVPSCPGMKSPRPRLLLPLLLLLLLLLGAGVPGAWGQAGSLDLQIDEEQPAGTLIGDISAGLPAGTAAPLMYFISAQEGSGVGTDLAIDEHSGVVRTARVLDREQRDRYRFTAVTPDGATVEVTVRVADINDHAPAFPQARATLQVPEHTAFGTRYPLEPARDADAGRLGTQGYALSGDGAGETFRLETRPGPDGAPVPELVVTGELDRENRSHYMLQLEAYDGGSPPRRAQALLDVTLLDINDHAPAFNQSRYHAVVSESLAPGSPVLQVFASDADAGVNGAVTYEINRRQSEGDGPFSIDAHTGLLRLERPLDFEQRRVHELVVQARDGGAHPELGSAFVTVHVRDANDNQPSMTVIFLSADGSPQVSEAAPPGQLVARISVSDPDDGDFAHVNVSLEGGEGHFALSTQDSVIYLVCVARRLDREERDAYNLRVTATDSGSPPLRAEAAFVLHVTDVNDNAPAFDRHLYRPEPLPEVALPGSFVVRVTARDPDQGTNGQVTYSLVPGAHTHWFSIDPTSGIITTAASLDYELEPQPQLTVVATDGGLPPLASSATVSVALQDVNDNEPQFQRTFYNASLPEGTQPGTCFLQVTATDADSGPFGLLSYSLGAGLGSSGSPPFRIDAHSGDVCTTQTLDRDQGPSSFDFTVTAVDGGGLKSMVYVKVFLSDENDNPPQFYPREYAASISAQSPPGTAVLRLRAHDPDQGSHGRLSYHILAGNSPPLFALDEQSGLLTVAWPLARRANSVVQLEIGAQDGGGLQAEPSARVNISIVPGTPTPPIFEQLQYVFSVPEDVAPGTSVGIVQAHNPPGRLAPVTLSLSGGDPRGLFSLDAVSGLLQTLRPLDRELLGPVLELEVRAGSGMPPAFAIARVRVLLDDVNDNSPAFPAPEDTVLLPPNTAPGTPIYTLRALDPDSGVNSRVTFTLLAGGGGAFTVDPTAGHVRLMRPLGPSGGPAHELELEARDGGSPPRTSHFRLRVVVQDAGTRGLAPRFNSPTYRVDLPSGTTAGTQVLQVQAQAPDGGPITYHLAAEGASSPFGLEPQSGWLWVRAALDREAQELYVLKVMAVSGSKAELGQQTGTATVRISILNQNEHSPRLSEDPTFLAVAENQPPGTSVGRVFATDRDSGPNGRLTYSLQQLSEDSKAFRIHPQTGEVTTLQTLDREQQSSYQLLVQVQDGGSPPRSTTGTVHVAVLDLNDNSPTFLQASGAAGGGLPIQVPDRVPPGTLVTTLQAKDPDEGENGTILYTLTGPGSELFSLHPHSGELLTAAPLIRAERPHYVLTLSAHDQGSPPRSASLQLLVQVLPSARLAEPPPDLAERDPAAPVPVVLTVTAAEGLRPGSLLGSVAPPEPAGVSALTYTLVGGADPEGTFALDAASGRLYLARPLDFEAGPPWRALTVRAEGPGGAGARLLRVQVRVQDENEHAPAFARDPLALALPENPEPSAALYTFRASDADGPGPNSDVRYRLLRQEPPVPALRLDARTGALSAPRGLDRETTPALLLLVEATDRPANASRRRAARVSARVFVTDENDNAPVFASPSRVRLPEDQPPGPAALHVVARDPDLGEAARVSYWLASGGDGHFRLHSSTGALSVVRPLDREQRAEHVLTVVASDHGSPPRSATQVLTVSVADVNDEAPTFQQQEYSVLLRENSPPGTSLLTLRATDPDVGANGQVTYGGVSSESFSLDPDTGVLTTLRALDREEQEEINLTVYAQDRGSPPQLTHVTVRVAVEDENDHAPTFGSARLSLEVPEGQDPQTLTMLRASDPDVGANGQLQYRILDGDPSGAFVLDLTSGEFGTMRPLDREVEPAFQLRIEARDGGQPALSATLLLTVTVLDANDHAPAFPVPAYSVEVPEDVPAGTLLLQLQAHDPDAGANGHVTYYLGAGTAGAFLLEPSSGELRTATALDREQCPSYTFSVSAVDGAAAGPLSTTVSVTITVRDVNDHAPTFPTSPLRLRLPRPGPSFSTPTLALATLRAEDRDAGANASILYRLAGTPPPGTTVDSYTGEIRVARSPVALGPRGRVLFIVATDLGRPARSATGVIIVGLQGEAERGPRFPRASSEAIIRENAPPGTPIVSPRAVHAGGTNGPITYSILSGNEKGTFSIQPSTGAITVRSAEGLDFEVSPRLRLVLQAESGGAFAFTVLTLTLQDANDNAPRFLRPHYVAFLPESRPLEGPLLQVEADDLDQGSGGQISYSLAASQPARGLFHVDPTTGTITTTAILDREIWAETRLVLMATDRGSPALVGSATLTVMVIDTNDNRPTIPQPWELRVSEDALLGSEIAQVTGNDVDSGPVLWYMLSPSGPQDPFSVGRYGGRVSLTGPLDFEQCDRYQLQLLAHDGPHEGRANLTVLVEDVNDNAPAFSQSLYQVMLLEHTPPGSAILSVSATDRDSGANGHISYHLASPANGFSVDPNNGTLFTIVGTVALGHDESGAVDVVLEARDHGAPGRAARATVHVQLQDQNDHAPSFTLPHYRVAVTEDLPPGSTLLTLEATDADGSRTHAAVDYSIISGNWGRVFQLEPRLAEAGESAGPGPRALGCLVLLEPLDFESLTQYNLTVAAADRGQPPQSSVVPVTVTVLDVNDNPPVFTRASYRVAVPEDTPVGAELLQVEASDADPGPHGLVRFTVSSGDPSGLFELDESSGTLRLAHALDCETQARHQLVVQAADPAGAHFALAPVTIEVQDVNDHGPAFPLNLLSTSLAENQPPGTLVTTLHAIDGDAGAFGRLRYSLLETGPGPEGREAFALNSSTGELRARVPFDYEHTESFRLLVGAADAGNLSASVTVSVLVTGEDEYDPVFLAPAFHFQVPEGARRGHSLGHVQATDEDGGADGLVLYSLATSSPYFGINQTTGALYLRVDSRAPGSGTATSGGGGRTRREAPRELRLEVIARGPLPGSRSATVPVTVDITHTALGLAPDLNLLLVGAVAASLGVVVVLALAALVLGLVRARSRKAEAAPGPMSQAATLASGSLQKLGREPPSPPPSEHLYHQTLPSYGGPGAGGPYPRGGSLDPSHSSGRGSAEAAEDDEIRMINEFPRVASVASSLAARGPDSGIQQDADGLSDTSCEPPAPDTWYKGRKAGLLLPGAGATLYREEGPPATATAFLGGCGLSPAPTGDYGFPADGKPCVAGALTAIVAGEEELRGSYNWDYLLSWCPQFQPLASVFTEIARLKDEARPCPPAPRIDPPPLITAVAHPGAKSVPPKPANTAAARAIFPPASHRSPISHEGSLSSAAMSPSFSPSLSPLAARSPVVSPFGVAQGPSASALSAESGLEPPDDTELHI; via the exons ATGCAGAAGGAGCTGGGCGTTGTGCCTTCCTGCCCTGGCATGAAGAGCCCCAGGCCCCGCCTTCTACTaccattgctgctgctgctgctgctgctgctgggggctggggtgcCAGGTGCCTGGGGTCAGGCTGGGAGCCTGGACTTGCAGATTGATGAGGAGCAGCCAGCGGGTACACTGATTGGGGACATCAGTGCGGGACTTCCGGCAGGCACGGCAGCTCCTCTCATGTACTTCATCTCCGCccaggagggcagtggcgtggGCACAGACCTGGCCATTGACGAACACAGTGGGGTCGTCCGTACAGCCCGTGTCTTGGACCGTGAGCAGCGGGACCGCTACCGCTTCACTGCAGTCACTCCTGATGGTGCCACCGTAGAAGTTACAGTGCGAGTGGCTGACATCAACGACCATGCTCCAGCCTTCCCGCAGGCTCGGGCTACCCTCCAGGTACCTGAGCATACAGCTTTTGGCACCCGCTACCCGCTGGAGCCTGCTCGTGATGCAGATGCTGGGCGTCTGGGAACCCAGGGCTACGCGCTGTCTGGTGATGGGGCTGGAGAGACCTTCCGGCTGGAGACACGCCCCGGTCCAGATGGGGCTCCAGTACCTGAGCTGGTAGTTACTGGGGAACTGGACCGAGAGAACCGCTCACACTATATGCTACAGCTAGAGGCCTATGATGGTGGTTCACCACCCCGTAGGGCCCAGGCCCTGCTGGACGTGACACTGCTGGACATCAATGACCATGCCCCAGCTTTCAATCAGAGCCGCTACCATGCTGTGGTGTCTGAGAGCCTGGCCCCCGGCAGTCCTGTCTTGCAGGTGTTCGCATCTGATGCTGATGCTGGTGTCAATGGGGCTGTGACTTATGAGATCAACCGGAGGCAGAGCGAGGGTGACGGACCCTTCTCCATCGATGCACACACGGGGCTGCTGCGGTTAGAGCGGCCACTGGACTTTGAGCAACGGCGGGTCCATGAACTGGTGGTGCAAGCACGAGATGGTGGGGCTCACCCTGAGCTGGGCTCAGCCTTTGTAACTGTGCATGTGCGAGATGCCAATGACAATCAGCCCTCCATGACTGTCATCTTTCTCAGTGCAGATGGCTCCCCCCAGGTGTCTGAGGCTGCCCCACCTGGACAGCTCGTTGCTCGCATCTCTGTGTCAGACCCAGATGATGGTGACTTTGCCCATGTCAATGTGTCCCTGGAAGGTGGAGAGGGCCACTTTGCCCTAAGCACCCAAGACAGCGTCATCTATCTGGTATGTGTGGCTCGGCGGCTGGATCGAGAGGAGAGGGATGCCTATAACTTGAGGGTTACAGCCACAGACTCAGGCTCACCTCCACTGCGGGCCGAGGCTGCCTTTGTGCTGCACGTCACTGATGTCAACGACAATGCACCTGCCTTTGACCGCCACCTCTACCGACCTGAGCCCCTGCCTGAGGTTGCGCTGCCTGGCAGCTTTGTAGTGCGGGTGACTGCTCGGGATCCTGACCAAGGCACCAATGGTCAGGTCACTTATAGCCTAGTCCCTGGCGCCCACACCCACTGGTTCTCCATTGACCCCACCTCAGGCATTATCACTACGGCTGCCTCACTGGACTATGAGTTGGAACCTCAGCCACAGCTGACTGTGGTGGCCACAGATGGTGGCCTGCCCCCTCTAGCCTCCTCTGCCACAGTTAGCGTGGCCCTGCAAGATGTGAATGATAATGAGCCCCAATTCCAGAGGACTTTCTACAATGCCTCGCTGCCTGAGGGCACCCAGCCTGGAACTTGCTTCCTGCAG GTGACAGCCACAGATGCGGATAGTGGCCCATTTGGCCTCCTCTCCTATTCCTTGGGTGCTGGACTTGGGTCCTCTGGATCTCCCCCATTCCGCATTGATGCCCACAGTGGTGATGTGTGCACAACCCAGACCCTGGACCGTGACCAGGGGCCCTCAAGTTTTGACTTCACAGTGACAGCTGTGGATGGG GGAGGCCTCAAGTCCATGGTATATGTGAAGGTGTTTCTGTCAGACGAGAATGACAACCCTCCTCAGTTTTATCCACGGGAGTATGCTGCCAGTATAAGTGCCCAGAGTCCACCAGGCACAGCTGTGCTGAGGTTGCGTGCCCATGACCCTGACCAGGGATCCCATGGGCGACTCTCCTACCATATCCTGGCTGGCAATAGCCCCCCACTTTTTGCCTTGGATGAGCAATCAG GGCTGTTGACAGTAGCCTGGCCCTTGGCCAGACGGGCCAACTCGGTGGTGCAGCTGGAGATCGGGGCTCAGGATGGAGGTGGCCTACAGGCAGAACCCAGTGCCCGAGTGAACATCAGCATTGTGCCTGGAACCCCCACACCACCCATATTTGAGCAACTACAGTATGTTTTTTCTGTGCCAGAGGATGTGGCACCAGGCACCAGTGTGGGCATAGTCCAGGCACACAACCCACCAG GTCGCTTGGCACCTGTGACCCTTTCCCTATCAGGCGGGGATCCCCGAGGACTCTTCTCCCTAGATGCGGTTTCAGGACTGTTGCAAACACTTCGCCCTCTGGACCGGGAGTTACTGGGACCAGTGTTGGAGCTAGAGGTGCGAGCAGGCAGTGGAATGCCCCCAGCTTTCGCTATAGCTCGGGTGCGTGTGCTGCTGGATGATGTGAATGACAACTCCCCTGCCTTTCCTGCACCTGAAGACACGGTATTGCTACCACCAAACACTGCCCCAGGGACTCCCATCTATACACTGCGGGCTCTTGACCCCGACTCAGGTGTTAACAGTCGAGTCACCTTTACCCTGCTTGCTGGGGGTGGTGGAGCCTTCACCGTGGACCCCACCGCAGGCCATGTACGGCTTATGAGGCCTCTGGGGCCCTCAGGAGGGCCAGCCCATGAGCTGGAGCTGGAGGCCCGGGATGGGGGCTCCCCGCCACGCACCAGCCACTTTCGACTACGGGTGGTGGTACAGGATGCGGGAACCCGTGGGCTGGCTCCCCGATTCAACAGCCCTACCTACCGTGTGGACCTGCCCTCAGGCACCACCGCTGGAACTCAGGTCCTGCAAGTGCAGGCCCAAGCACCAGATGGGGGCCCTATCACCTATCACCTTGCAGCAGAGGGAGCAAGTAGCCCCTTTGGCCTGGAGCCACAGAGTGGGTGGCTATGGGTGCGGGCAGCGCTGGACCGTGAGGCCCAGGAGTTGTACGTACTGAAGGTAATGGCAGTGTCTGGGTCCAAAGCTGAGTTGGGGCAGCAGACAGGCACAGCCACCGTGAGGATCAGCATCCTCAACCAGAATGAACACAGTCCCCGCTTATCTGAGGATCCCACCTTCCTGGCTGTGGCTGAGAACCAGCCCCCAGGGACCAGCGTGGGCCGAGTCTTTGCCACTGACCGAGACTCGGGACCCAATGGACGTCTGACCTACAGCCTGCAACAGCTGTCTGAAGACAGCAAGGCCTTCCGCATCCACCCCCAGACTG GAGAAGTGACCACACTCCAAACCCTGGACCGTGAGCAGCAGAGCAGCTATCAGCTCCTGGTGCAGGTGCAGGATGGAGGGAGCCCACCCCGCAGCACCACAGGCACTGTGCATGTTGCAGTGCTTGACCTCAACGACAACAGCCCCACCTTCCTGCAGGCTTCAGGAGCTGCTGGTGGCGGCCTCCCTATACAG GTACCAGACCGCGTGCCTCCAGGAACACTGGTGACGACTCTGCAGGCGAAGGATCCAGATGAGGGGGAGAATGGGACCATCTTGTACACGCTAACTG GTCCTGGCTCAGAGCTTTTCTCTCTGCACCCTCACTCAGGGGagctgctcactgcagctcccCTGATCCGAGCAGAGCGGCCCCACTATGTGCTGACACTGAGTGCTCATGACCAAGGCAGCCCTCCTCGAAGTGCCAGCCTCCAGCTGCTGGTGCAG GTGCTTCCCTCAGCCCGCTTGGCCGAGCCGCCCCCAGATCTCGCAGAGCGGGACCCAGCGGCACCAGTGCCTGTCGTGCTGACGGTGACAGCAGCTGAGGGACTGCGGCCCGGCTCTCTGTTGGGCTCGGTGGCACCGCCAGAGCCCGCGGGTGTGAGCGCACTCACCTACACACTGGTGGGCGGTGCCGATCCCGAGGGCACCTTCGCACTGGACGCGGCCTCAGGGCGCTTGTACCTGGCGCGGCCCCTGGACTTCGAAGCGGGCCCGCCGTGGCGCGCGCTCACGGTACGCGCTGAGGGGCCGGGAGGCGCGGGCGCGCGGCTGCTGCGAGTGCAGGTGCGAGTGCAGGACGAGAATGAGCATGCGCCCGCCTTCGCGCGCGACCCGCTGGCGCTGGCGCTGCCCGAGAACCCGGAGCCCAGCGCAGCGCTGTACACTTTCCGCGCGTCGGACGCCGACGGCCCCGGCCCCAATAGCGACGTGCGCTACCGCCTGCTGCGCCAGGAGCCCCCTGTGCCGGCGCTTCGCCTGGACGCGCGCACCGGGGCGCTCAGCGCTCCGCGCGGCCTAGACCGAGAGACCACTCCcgcgctgctgctgctggtggaaGCCACCGACCGGCCAGCCAACGCCAGCCGCCGTCGTGCAGCGCGCGTTTCTGCGCGCGTCTTCGTCACGGATGAGAATGACAACGCGCCTGTCTTCGCCTCGCCCTCACGCGTGCGCCTCCCAGAGGACCAGCCGCCTGGGCCCGCGGCGCTGCACGTGGTAGCCCGGGACCCGGACCTGGGCGAGGCTGCACGCGTGTCCTattggctggcatctggcggggACGGCCACTTCCGGCTGCACTCAAGCACTG GAGCGCTGTCCGTGGTGCGGCCGTTGGACCGCGAACAACGAGCTGAGCACGTACTGACAGTGGTGGCCTCAGACCACGGCTCCCCGCCGCGCTCGGCCACGCAGGTCCTGACCGTCAGTGTCGCTGACGTCAACGACGAGGCGCCTACTTTCCAGCAGCAGGAGTACAGCGTCCTGTTGCGTGAGAACAGCCCACCTGGCACATCTCTGCTCACCCTGCGAGCAACTGACCCCGACGTGG GGGCCAACGGGCAAGTGACCTATGGAGGCGTCTCTAGCGAAAGCTTTTCTCTGGATCCTGACACTGGTGTTCTCACGACTCTTCGGGCCCTGGATcgagaggagcaggaggagatcAACCTGACAG TGTATGCCCAGGACAGGGGCTCACCTCCTCAGTTAACGCATGTCACCGTTCGAGTGGCTGTGGAGGATGAGAATGACCATGCACCAACCTTTGGGAGTGCCCGTCTCTCTCTGGAGGTGCCTGAGGGCCAGGACCCCCAGACCCTTACCATGCTTCGGGCCTCTGATCCAGATGTGGGAGCCAATGGGCAGTTGCAGTACCGCATCCTAG ATGGGGACCCATCAGGAGCCTTTGTCCTAGACCTGACTTCTGGAGAGTTTGGCACCATGCGGCCACTAGACAGAGAAGTGGAGCCAGCTTTCCAGCTGAGGATAGAGGCCCGGGATGGAGGCCAGCCAGCTCTCAGTGCCACGCTGCTTTTGACAGTGACAGTGCTGGATGCCAATGACCATGCTCCAGCCTTTCCTGTGCCTGCCTACTCGGTGGAGGTGCCGGAGGATGTGCCTGCAGGGACCCTGCTGCTGCAGCTACAGGCTCATGACCCTGATGCTGGAGCCAATGGCCATGTGACCTACTATCTGGGTGCCGGTACAGCAGGAGCCTTCCTGCTGGAGCCCAGCTCTGGAGAACTGCGCACAGCTACAGCCTTGGACAGAGAACAGTGTCCCAGCTATACCTTTTCTGTGAGTGCAGTGGATGGTGCAGCTGCTGGGCCCCTAAGCACCACAGTGTCTGTCACCATCACGGTGCGCGATGTCAATGACCATGCACCCACCTTCCCCACCAGTCCTCTGCGCCTACGCCTGCCCCGCCCAGGCCCCAGCTTCAGTACCCCAACCCTGGCTCTGGCCACACTGAGAGCTGAAGATCGCGATGCTGGTGCCAATGCTTCCATTCTGTACCGGCTGGCAGGCACACCACCTCCTGGCACTACTGTGGACTCCTACACTGGTGAAATCCGTGTGGCCCGCTCTCCTGTAGCTCTAGGCCCCCGGGGTCGTGTCCTCTTCATTGTGGCCACTGATCTTGGCCGTCCAGCTCGCTCTGCCACTGGTGTGATCATTGTTGGACTGCAGGGGGAAGCCGAGCGTGGACCCCGCTTTCCCCGGGCTAGCAGTGAGGCTATAATTCGTGAGAATGCGCCCCCAG GGACTCCTATTGTCTCCCCCAGGGCCGTCCATGCAGGAGGCACAAATGGACCCATCACCTACAGCATTCTCAGTGGGAATGAGAAAGGGACGTTCTCCATCCAGCCTAGTACAG GTGCCATCACAGTTCGCTCAGCAGAGGGGCTGGACTTCGAGGTGAGTCCACGGCTGCGACTGGTGCTTCAGGCAGAGAGTGGAGGAGCCTTTGCCTTCACTGTGCTGACCCTGACCCTGCAAGATGCCAACGACAATGCTCCCCGTTTCCTGCGGCCCCATTATGTGGCCTTCCTTCCTGAGTCCCGGCCCTTGGAGGGGCCCCTGCTGCAG GTGGAGGCGGATGACCTGGATCAAGGCTCTGGAGGACAGATTTCCTACAGTCTGGCTGCATCCCAGCCAGCACGTGGATTGTTCCACGTAGACCCAACCACAGGCACTATCACTACCACAGCCATCCTGGACCGTGAGATCTGGGCTGAAACACG GTTGGTACTGATGGCCACAGACAGAGGGAGCCCAGCCCTGGTGGGATCAGCTACCTTGACGGTGATGGTCATCGACACCAATGACAATCGCCCCACCATCCCCCAACCCTGGGAGCTCCGAGTGTCAGAAG ATGCGTTATTGGGCTCAGAGATTGCACAGGTAACAGGGAATGATGTGGACTCAGGACCCGTGCTATGGTATATGCTAAGCCCATCTGGGCCCCAGGATCCCTTCAGTGTTGGCCGCTATGGAGGCCGTGTCTCCCTCACGGGGCCCCTGGACTTTGAGCAGTGTGACCGCTACCAGCTGCAGCTGCTGGCACATGATGGGCCTCATGAGGGCCGTGCCAACCTCACAGTGCTTGTGGAGGATGTCAATGACAATGCACCTGCCTTCTCACAGAGCCTCTACCAG GTAATGCTGCTTGAGCACACACCACCAGGCAGTGCCATTCTCTCCGTCTCTGCCACTGATCGGGACTCAGGTGCCAACGGTCACATCTCCTACCACCTGGCTTCCCCTGCCAATGGCTTCAGTGTTGACCCCAACAATG GGACCCTGTTCACAATAGTGGGAACGGTGGCCTTGGGCCATGACGAGTCAGGAGCAGTGGATGTGGTGCTGGAAGCACGAGACCACGGGGCTCCAGGCCGGGCAGCACGAGCCACAGTGCATGTGCAGCTGCAGGACCAGAACGACCACGCCCCGAGCTTCACATTGCCACACTACCGTGTGGCTGTGACTGAGGACCTGCCCCCTGGCTCCACTCTGCTCACCCTGGAGGCTACAGATGCTGATGGAAGCCGCACCCATGCCGCTGTGGACTACAGCATCATCAGTGGCAACTGGGGCCGAGTCTTCCAGCTGGAACCCAggctggctgaggctggggagagTGCTGGACCAGGCCCCCGGGCACTGGGCTGCCTGGTGTTGCTTGAACCTCTAGACTTTGAAAGCCTGACACAGTACAATCTAACAGTGGCTGCAGCTGACCGTGGGCAGCCACCCCAAAGCTCAGTCGTGCCAGTCACTGTCACTGTACTAGATGTCAATGACAACCCACCTGTCTTTACCCGAGCATCCTACCGTGTGGCAGTACCTGAGGACACACCTGTTGGAGCTGAGCTGCTGCAGGTAGAGGCCTCTGACGCTGACCCTGGCCCTCATGGCCTCGTGCGTTTCACTGTCAGCTCAGGCGACCCATCAGGGCTCTTTGAGCTGGATGAGAGCTCAGGCACCTTGCGACTGGCCCATGCCCTGGACTGTGAGACCCAGGCTCGACATCAGCTTGTAGTACAGGCTGCTGACCCTGCTGGTGCACACTTTGCTTTGGCACCAGTGACAATTGAGGTCCAGGATGTGAATGATCATGGCCCAGCCTTCCCACTGAACTTACTCAGCACCAGCCTGGCCGAGAATCAGCCTCCAGGCACTCTCGTGACCACTCTGCATGCAATCGACGGGGATGCTGGGGCTTTTGGGAGGCTCCGTTACAGCCTGTTGGAGACTGGGCCAGGGCCTGAGGGCCGTGAGGCATTTGCACTGAACAGCTCAACAGGGGAGTTGCGTGCACGAGTGCCCTTTGACTATGAGCACACAGAAAGCTTCCGGCTGCTGGTGGGTGCTGCCGATGCTGGGAACCTCTCAGCCTCTGTCACTGTGTCGGTGCTGGTGACTGGAGAGGATGAGTATGACCCTGTATTTCTGGCACCAGCTTTCCACTTCCAAGTGCCAGAAGGTGCCCGGCGTGGTCACAGCTTGGGTCATGTGCAGGCCACAGATGAGGATGGGGGTGCCGATGGCCTGGTTCTGTATTCCCTTGCCACCTCTTCCCCCTATTTTGGTATTAACCAGACTACAGGTGCCCTGTACCTACGGGTGGACAGTCGGGCACCAGGCAGTGGAACAGCCACCTCTGGGGGTGGGGGCCGGACCCGGCGGGAAGCACCAcgggagctgaggctggaggtgaTAGCGCGGGGGCCTCTGCCTGGTTCCCGGAGTGCCACAGTGCCTGTGACCGTGGATATCACCCACACCGCACTGGGCCTGGCACCTGACCTCAACCTGCTATTAGTAGGGGCCGTGGCAGCCTCCTTGGGAGTTGTGGTGGTGCTTGCACTGGCAGCCCTGGTCCTAGGACTTGTTCGGGCCCGTAGCCGCAAGGCTGAGGCAGCCCCTGGCCCAATGTCACAGGCGGCAACCCTTGCCAGTGGCTCACTGCAGAAACTGGGCCGGGAGCCACCTAGTCCACCACCCTCGGAGCACCTCTATCACCAGACTCTTCCCAGCTATGGTGGGCCAGGAGCTGGAGGACCCTACCCCCGTGGTGGTTCCTTGGACCCTTCACATTCAAGTGGCCGAGgatcagcagaggctgcagaggatGATGAGATCCGCATGATCAATGAGTTCCCCCGTGTGGCCAGTGTGGCCTCCTCTCTGGCTGCCCGTGGCCCTGACTCAGGCATCCAGCAGGATGCAGATGGACTGAGTGACACATCCTGCGAGCCACCTGCCCCTGACACCTGGTATAAGGGCCGAAAGGCAGGGCTGCTGCTGCCAGGTGCAGGAGCCACTCTCTACCGAGAGGAGGGGCCCCCAGCCACTGCCACAGCCTTCCTGGGGGGCTGTGGCCTAAGCCCTGCACCCACTGGGGACTATGGCTTCCCAGCAGATGGCAAGCCATGTGTGGCAGGTGCGCTGACAGCCATTGTGGCCGGCGAGGAGGAGCTCCGTGGCAGCTATAACTGGGACTACCTGCTGAGCTGGTGCCCTCAGTTCCAACCACTGGCCAGTGTCTTCACAGAGATCGCTCGGCTCAAGGATGAAGCTCGGCCATGTCCCCCAGCTCCCCGTATCGACCCACCACCCCTCATCACTGCCGTGGCCCACCCAGGAGCCAAGTCTGTGCCCCCCAAGCCAGCAAACACAGCTGCAGCCCGGGCCATCTTCCCACCAGCTTCTCACCGCTCCCCCATCAGCCATGAAGGCTCCCTGTCCTCAGCTGCCATGTCCCCCAGCTTCTCGCCCTCTCTGTCTCCTCTGGCTGCTCGCTCACCTGTTGTCTCACCGTTTGGGGTGGCCCAGGGTCCCTCAGCCTCGGCACTCAGTGCAGAGTCTGGCCTGGAGCCACCTGATGACACAGAGTTGCACATCtag